A stretch of Procambarus clarkii isolate CNS0578487 chromosome 20, FALCON_Pclarkii_2.0, whole genome shotgun sequence DNA encodes these proteins:
- the LOC138366663 gene encoding galactosylceramide sulfotransferase-like, translating to MIPKKLMPLKKKVDVFALHTRLNPREHTRILHNDTRWITIVRDPSALYESLFNFFHMDNGYGFQLSEFSTRPLSELASLPRYGGKFGKNQMLFDFGYLDDLSVTELRRAIEELDKRFDLVMISEYMDESLVLLRHLLCWSPHDTVVFAKNARRQEVKPTLSPATQQALRELNSADVLLYNHFLARHRHAVFEFGVQRMADEVAALRSLREEYYEDCGAREVNGRDASLRFKEYSGLVSAYVTANNSDQNCIMLSMPELPLVDTIRRHQKMLLNVDELS from the exons ATGATTCCTAAGAAGCTGATGCCTCTTAAGAAGAAAGTGGACGTGTTCGCCCTTCACACCCGCCTTAACCCGCGGGAACACACTCGGATCCTCCACAACGACACTCGTTGGATCACTATCGTGCGGGATCCCTCTGCTCTCTACGAAAGCCTATTCAACTTTTTCCACATGGACAATGGTTATGGTTTTCAGCTATCAGAGTTCAGCACAAGACCTCTGTCG GAGCTGGCATCTCTTCCAAGATATGGCGGGAAATTTGGCAAGAACCAGATGCTTTTTGACTTTGGATATTTAGATGATTTGTCAGTGACTGAATTAAGACGTGCTATTGAGGAACTGGATAAGCGTTTTGACTTAGTGATGATTTCTGAATACATGGACGAATCCCTTGTACTACTGAGGCACCTCTTGTGCTGGAGTCCTCACGACACTGTAGTCTTTGCCAAAAACGCCCGTCGGCAGGAAGTTAAACCCACGTTGAGCCCTGCAACACAACAGGCACTCCGGGAACTAAACAGTGCTGATGTGTTGCTTTATAATCATTTTCTGGCCAGGCACCGCCATGCTGTCTTTGAGTTCGGAGTTCAACGCATGGCAGACGAAGTAGCCGCACTGCGCAGTCTTCGGGAGGAGTACTATGAGGATTGTGGCGCCCGCGAAGTCAACGGACGAGATGCTTCCCTCAGGTTTAAAGAGTACTCAGGATTGGTCAGTGCCTACGTCACAGCAAATAATTCTGACCAAAACTGTATAATGTTATCAATGCCTGAGCTGCCGCTAGTGGATACAATAAGAAGACATCAGAAGATGTTACTTAACGTTGATGAGCTATCCTAG